A genomic window from Planctomycetota bacterium includes:
- a CDS encoding aldehyde dehydrogenase family protein, which produces MQLTGENFIDGAWIAGDGAPTVSENPWTGDAVLEVRSPLDRKARIRCWNAPLETRIEMLRRFAELLTERKDELTGLIRTEVGKPTWEATQEAGACIAKIELTIDALAERRSDVELSNGRITYAPLGTILVIGPFNFPAHLPNGQIAPALLAGNGVIFKPSELAPACGEFMVRTWIDAGVPPECLALVQGGGDVASDLLDIADGVCFTGAYDTAMRISQRLATAPHVVRMFELGGINPIVVGRVEDVDAAARLIVFSAFVTAGQRCTCARRLLLSPDAPPNLLERVVELSSKLTIGDPADDLFAGPLITPAAAERLLARFGELGDPLLKPERIGRSGLTPAIVESSRTTSEEWFGPLLKIERCVDFDHACHRSFAPYRLSASVLTDEATQWKHAQETMPSFGIFHHNAPTVGAAGRMPFGGHGHSGNGRPAGFFAIDACNVPIASLENPTITPPDLRLPSDA; this is translated from the coding sequence ACCGGAAGGCTCGGATCCGTTGCTGGAACGCTCCGCTCGAAACACGCATCGAGATGCTACGCCGCTTCGCAGAGTTACTGACCGAGCGGAAGGACGAACTGACCGGCCTGATCCGTACTGAAGTCGGCAAGCCGACGTGGGAGGCGACCCAGGAAGCCGGGGCGTGCATCGCCAAGATCGAGCTGACGATCGACGCGCTAGCCGAACGCAGATCCGACGTCGAACTGAGCAACGGACGAATCACCTACGCCCCGCTCGGCACCATCCTCGTCATCGGCCCGTTCAACTTCCCCGCCCACCTGCCCAACGGTCAGATTGCCCCAGCACTGCTTGCCGGCAACGGCGTGATCTTCAAGCCGTCCGAACTCGCCCCCGCCTGCGGCGAGTTCATGGTGCGCACCTGGATCGACGCCGGCGTACCGCCGGAGTGTCTCGCACTCGTGCAAGGCGGCGGCGACGTCGCGAGCGATCTGCTGGACATCGCCGACGGCGTCTGCTTCACCGGCGCCTACGACACCGCGATGCGTATCAGCCAACGGCTCGCGACGGCTCCGCACGTGGTGCGCATGTTCGAACTTGGCGGCATCAATCCGATCGTCGTCGGCCGGGTCGAGGACGTCGACGCGGCAGCGCGATTAATCGTGTTCAGCGCGTTCGTGACCGCCGGTCAGCGTTGCACGTGTGCGCGGCGGCTACTTCTTTCACCCGATGCGCCGCCGAACCTGCTTGAGCGCGTGGTCGAGCTCTCAAGCAAACTCACGATCGGAGACCCGGCCGACGACCTCTTCGCCGGCCCGCTCATCACGCCAGCTGCGGCAGAACGGTTGCTCGCGCGCTTCGGCGAGCTCGGCGACCCATTACTCAAACCTGAACGTATCGGTCGAAGCGGACTCACTCCAGCAATCGTCGAATCAAGTCGGACGACAAGCGAAGAATGGTTCGGACCTCTGCTCAAGATCGAAAGGTGCGTTGACTTTGACCATGCGTGCCACCGCAGCTTTGCCCCCTACCGATTGAGCGCATCGGTGCTGACTGATGAGGCGACGCAGTGGAAGCATGCTCAAGAAACAATGCCCAGCTTCGGCATCTTCCACCACAATGCCCCGACCGTCGGTGCGGCCGGCCGCATGCCCTTCGGCGGGCACGGTCACTCCGGCAATGGCCGACCCGCCGGCTTCTTCGCCATCGACGCGTGCAACGTGCCGATCGCATCGCTGGAGAACCCGACGATCACCCCGCCGGACTTGCGGTTACCATCGGACGCGTGA